TGCCGTGGAAGGAATGGCCGCTGCTGGCATTCCCGTCCAGGGTGGCGGTTCCGGAGCCAGCATGGACCTGGCCGATATGCCTGCTCCCATCGCCGAGATCATGCGCGCTGCCTACGGTGACGCAACCGCACAGATCTTCCTTATCTCCGCGATCATCAGCGTGGTGGCCCTGCTGGCCGTACTGTTCATCAAGGAACGTCCACTGCGCCGCACGGTTGATGCCGCTCCCGAAAAGGAACTGATCGCCACGGCTTCCGGCGACGCCGGAATGTCCCTGGACACCTCGTCCCTGGATGCGGTAAAGAGCGACGACGGCGGCAGCGGCCTGGGTGCCGAACGCCCGGCTGGTGGGGCGGAACGCCAGATTCCGAAGCAGGATTCCGGATCCGACCTGGACCTGGAGTTTGCCCGGATCCTCACCCAGGAACGGCCCCACGCCGCTGGTGACGTCAAGGAAGTCCAGGAGCAGCTGTCCCGGACGCAGTACGTCCTGGCCGAACAGCAATTGCAGCTCAGCCGCGCCAACGTTGAACTCCAGGCACGCTTGCGGGAGCAGCAAGCGATCGCGCAGCAACAGGCCACCACGGCCGAAGAGCTGGCAGCCATCCGCAAGGAGCTCAAGCGCGAACGCAGGCAACAGGAACGCATGGCACTGCTGCTTCTCCAGGGCGCTGAAGCCCGTGCGGACCACGGTAAGCACGCAGGCTAACGACTCATAGATCCGGTCCTTGCTCGTAACCCCCGGCGTAGTTCGCCGGGTGCAGCGGACAAGGGCCGGAGCAAGGGCGCCGACTGGGATTCCAGCCGGCGCTTTTGCATGTGTGGTCCTGCCCAACTGGTCTCCACTGGTCCCACTGCGGCGTGTCTGCGCCTCCGCGACACAGGAAATACTCCGCTGGGATGATCTTTTCCGTAGGTTGTTTCGCCGCCGCAAAGGATTTCGTACAGTGGGGAGGCTAATACTGTCAGCCCTTGCTGCCAAACTTCTTCCTATCTCATTCACGCACTCTTTCTAAGGACCCGTGGGCATGCTTGTCACCCTTATACGGCGCTATTCCAAGCCGTATTTGCCGCAGATAGTGGCCGTGCTGTTCTTTCAGCTGGCGTCCACCATTGCCACGCTCTACCTCCCCAGCCTCAACGCCAAGATCATCGATGAGGGTGTTTCCCGCGGGGACACCGACTTCATCTGGCACACCGGCGCCCTCATGCTCGCGGTGGCCCTCGGCCAGGTGCTCGCTGCCATCATCGCCGTCTACTTCGGTGCCCGGGTTGCCATGGCCATCGGCCGCGACCTTCGCCGCAGCGTCTACCGCCAGGTCAGCAGTTTCTCCGCACAGGACGTCAACCGGTTCGGTGCTCCTACGCTGATTACCCGCGGCACCAACGACGTCCAGCAAGTCCAGATGCTGGTGCTCATGGGCCTGAACTTCATGGTTTCGACGCCCATCATGTGTGTTGGCGGCATCATCATGGCACTCCGCGAGGACCTCAGCCTCTCCTGGCTTGTCTGGGTCTCAGTTCCGGTCCTCGTCGCAGTGGTGGGCTACCTGGTGGTCCGCCTGATGCCCTTGTTCCGCTCCATGCAGACCAAGATCGACGCCATCAACGGCGTGCTCCGCGAGCAGATCATCGGCATCCGCGTGGTGCGTGCCTTCGTACGTGAGCCCCACGAGGCCAAACGCTTCGGTGATGCCAACGACGAACTGACGGCAGTGTCCGTGAAGATCGGCAACCTGTTCGTCCTGATGTTCCCGGCCATTGGGATGATCCTGCACCTCTCCACGGCAGCTGTGCTGTGGTTCGGTGGCCAGCGCGTGGACTCCGGCGACATGCAGGTCGGTGCGCTCACGGCGTTCCTCCAGTACCTGCTCCAGATCCTCATGGCCGTCATGATGGGTACCTTCATGGCCATG
This Paenarthrobacter sp. GOM3 DNA region includes the following protein-coding sequences:
- a CDS encoding ABC transporter ATP-binding protein: MLVTLIRRYSKPYLPQIVAVLFFQLASTIATLYLPSLNAKIIDEGVSRGDTDFIWHTGALMLAVALGQVLAAIIAVYFGARVAMAIGRDLRRSVYRQVSSFSAQDVNRFGAPTLITRGTNDVQQVQMLVLMGLNFMVSTPIMCVGGIIMALREDLSLSWLVWVSVPVLVAVVGYLVVRLMPLFRSMQTKIDAINGVLREQIIGIRVVRAFVREPHEAKRFGDANDELTAVSVKIGNLFVLMFPAIGMILHLSTAAVLWFGGQRVDSGDMQVGALTAFLQYLLQILMAVMMGTFMAMMIPRASVCADRIGEVLDVEPSIHNPTSPVVPAEKKGRVEFRDVTFKYPGAEAPVLSNISFTAEPGKTLAIIGSTGAGKTTLVSLLPRLYDVASGDVLLDGVPVTQMDASEITSRVSAVPQKPYLFSGTIEHNLRFGKPEATDEELWEALETAQAKGFVEEKSSGLNRRIAQGGTNVSGGQRQRLSIARALVTKPNVYLFDDSFSALDVATDARLRKALKAKTRDATVIIVAQRVSTIADADEILVLDNGRIVDRGTHDELLETSPTYQEIVESQLSVEEVA